The window ATAGTTCACTAAATCTTCTCCCAAAACACTCAataaactttttcatttttattgttgttggtTTCCATTGTTAATTAATGGATGATTGATGTTCTTTaatgcatgtataatatatgaataCCGACAGTTTGAGGTCCAGAGGGTTAAAGGGATGTTATTCTCCTGTGAACCTCTAGATGGAGGCACTTTCCAAAACATCTGCTCAGAATAAGCAGAATATAGTACTTtgctgatgttgttgttttgaacacGTATTAACTTtagacattatttaaaaataaatgaaagcaacaGCATCATTATTTTTAGAGTTATTACTGTGTGTGGAGTAAAAGGCCGCTCTCGTCTCATACATTTATACCATTTCTAAACAAAAGAAACGACTTGCATGATCTGTTTTCTGGAGGGTATCTGCAGTATATTCTTGCTGTCATGTTTCTTCACTGGAGAGGCCAGAAGAAACAAGCAAAACGAAAAGAGGAGGTCGAATTTGGCTTTCTGTTCTTCAGTTTCGTAAAGTTTCAGATGAACGTTTATCTCATTAACAGTAATCCGGCATGGGACCTCACAAAGTCCTGCTGGAGTGTCTGGAGGACCTGGACTCTGAGGAGATGGAGTTATTTAAATGGCACTTATTTCAAGGCGTAAATGACTTCAAAATCCCCAAAAGCCATTTGGATAAAAGAAAAGGTTTGAGGTCGTGGAGCGTTTGATTCAAAGCTATCGACGCGACGGAGCGGTGAAGCTCACTCTGCTCGTCTTGGCAAAGATGAAGAAGATGGATCTGCACGAGAAgctgtgtaaatgcatttcatacGAAACAGATATATACAACGGTTAAAAATTGACCATGCTTTGTGCTGTCACCGCATGGACCCTAAATCCACcgataaagaaatgaatgaaaaactcTTTAATATCTTTAGTGAGAAATCGTGTTTGTGAGGAAACGCCAGctgaataaaaaacatacaactTCCGAAGCGGATCGAAAAACATTAATTCTACGTCTTCACGCAGGTCGGACTACAGGCGAGGCTGGGGCCGCACAAAAACAAGAGAGATGCAGAACCGGTGAGTCCATATATCACTGTCTACAAGTAAGTGCGCTATAAAGTGTTTGGTTTCGAGCGACATTGAAGAAAGGCAGCCGTTTTTGTGTGTCTGCAGGAGCTGAGTTTGTGGAGAAGCACAGGACAGAGCTGATCAGAAAAGTCTCGCTGGTGGAGCCCATAGCAGATGACATGAAAACTGCGATCGGAGACGAAAAATACCAAATCGTCTTAAAATCAGGAACAAAACACGCTTAAATGAGAGCCCTCCTGGACTTTCTGACCACAGCTTCACTGAAAGAGAAAGTTTACCAAAGTCGTAGAGGCTTCTGGGTAGACGGGTTTCATTTGCTCATTGTcctttaatacaataaaacaaaacaagtttcACTGCAAGTTAGACAGGGCAATCAGTTTTAGACAAATGAAAATacctgtaaaatgtttttttatctttaataaaatatttgggaCGATCTCTGGAACACTTCTTACCGATGCCTAAAAAGCTTAAACAGCTTtcaagacataaaaaaataaaaagcatgagCAGAAACTCCCAGCTTTTTAGTGATTAGTCTACATCTTTTACACAATTGGTGCAGAATAACACCAAAAGCATAAAACAATAAGAGTAACAAAAACGCATACATACTGCTTATTTTACACCATGATAACAGCTGCTTATATTTGATAACAACaacggaaaacaaaaaaacaaaactatggAGCATAATCGTTTAGTAAATTGAACTAACTAGAAGATTAGCCATTCAACGACAACATCAGAAGCTCTTTTGCGGAGTAGTTGggtggctcttaaaagagcctttGTGGTTCGTGGGTCTGGGCTGCTCTACTTGGAGCTGGTGTACTTGGTCACGGCCTTGGTGCCCTCAGACACGGCGTGTTTGGCCAGCTCCCCGGGCAGCAGCAGACGCACGGCGGTCTGGATCTCTCTGGAAGTGATGGTGGAGCGCTTGTTGTAGTGAGCGAGACGAGACGCTTCACCGGCGATGCGCTCGAAGATGTCGTTGACGAAAGAGTTCATGATCCCCATCGCCTTGGAAGAGATCCCGGTGTCGGGATGAACCTGCTTCAGGACTTTGTAGACGTAGATAGCGTAGCTCTCCTTCCTGCTCTTTCTGCGCTTCTTTCCTCCTTTACCGGCGGTCTTTGTGACGGCCTTTTTGGAGCCTTTCTTGGGCGCGGACTTGGCGGGTTCAGGCATGATGACGCTGACGATCAGTGCTCGAGAAGAGGCGGGTAGAGACGTTTATTCGCTCCTCTATGCTAATTTACACAGACGCGAGGAACCTTCTGATTGGCGCGTCACCACGGACCTGCGCGACAGTGATTGGACGACTCCGAGAACAACCACGCGCGAGGAATTATAGCCCCGCCCTCCGCTCCCACGTGACTTTCATTTGTCTCTATTCCCGCTCTTTTTCTTAACATATTTCACACAGGGAGTGTAATTTAAAAACTCTTAGACTTGTTgaattttggaataaaaaaacaataattattagatactgtttattttataaatgacattaaaaaacgCTAAATAATCGACTCAAAACACTGTAAAAGAGGATTTGgtattatttttgcagtaattcaaattcaaattatatCATGAcgatttttaaatagaaattaagtgtaataatatacatttttcagtcTTAAATATGTTGATTTTCATTGTTACAGGTTCAGTGTTAAAACGCTGCTTTAACTCATTGCCCcgaatttaaaaacattaaatataatttattcacaacatttgcacagaaaatatttttttgttctttcattcCTGTACTGAACAACTTTTTACTGTCGTGATGTGTTTGAATGAAGTTTAATTAGCTTTCAGTGAATTTTAGGGTTTATAACTTGGTTTTGTTACATTGAACCATACAGAACACAAACTTCGAAAACATTCTCCGTTAAAGAAGCGGTTATAACATGTTGGGAAGTTAGTGATCCcactataaaatataacacgattttttatgatttctgaatgcacgtagttcaaaacaaaaaaacgcattaataatttagtgtttgtctctttgtgtgagagtgtgggtggctcttaaaagagccGTTGTGTTTGTGGAGATTGAAGGCGTTTATCCTCCGAAGCCGTACAAGGTGCGTCCCTGTCGTTTGAGCGCGTACACTACGTCCATGGCGGTGACGGTCTTTCTCTTGGCGTGCTCGGTGTAGGTGACGGCATCCCGGATAACGTTCTCCAGGAAAACCTTCAACACCCCGCGGGTCTCCTCGTAGATCAGACCGGAGATACGCTTGACTCCGCCGCGGCGAGCGAGACGACGAATGGCGGGTTTGGTGATTCCCTGGATGTTATCGCGCAGCACTTTACGGTGACGCTTAGCGCCTCCTTTCCCGAGTCCTTTACCGCCTTTGCCTCTTCCAGACATGATCGacaagctttttatttcaagcTAAAGGTGAAAACGACAGTGGAGTAAAGCGCTACAGAGAAGCCTTTTATATCATCTTACAGGACCTAACTGAAACCAGCTCAGCGTCACGTGACTCGCCCCTCCCCCACAGGAAACAATGTGTTTTAACTCTTTAAACTTGATCTGTCGATGTCTGTCCTTTCTCTCGTATTTAAACGTATGTTAAGATTCAGTTAACTAACATGGTCTGTGAAACataccaaaatattatttacatgtattcatttGACAGAcgcttttatattaaatatgcactatTACATTTACCTTTTAACAGAGAATAAGAATTtcccaaaacagaaaatattataaatctgTCTGGAAGAAGACGTGTGTATTTTGTCCTAAAAGTAAGTTGAGGAGGAGAGTAAGTGACCAAAGACTCTCCAGGGATAACTTTTCAGAAAATAGCTTTGTGTTATATGTAATTTcgatttattttacaaaaatatagttctgtttaaatatattcatgtgtactttaatatagatatatttaaaaaaatcctggtGTGCTTAAAATGACACGTAAAGATTTGAAACAAcccatgttttcttttaaataatagtaatgtcTGTGGAATATAGAGCTATATAAGTGGTTAAAAgccaatcaaataaatacataaagatagaaaatatttctttgaaaagcagtttttgcaattcatttattttagcttcgTCTAAAATTGATGAactttaaacacttaatttaaaCATAGCCAAACTGTTATCAACTACAGACACGGTTTCAGTTAAAGTGGAAAAGCGTCGTTCAGTGTAGTTgtggctcttaaaagagcctttGGGGTGTGACGCAGCGGCGGGTTTAAGCGCGCTCTCCTCGGATGCGGCGGGCCAGCTGGATGTCTTTGGGCATGATGGTGACTCTCTTGGCGTGGATGGCGCACAGATTGGTGTCCTCAAACAGACCGACCAAATAAGCCTCGCTGGCCTCCTGCAGGGCCATGACGGCGGAGCTCTGGAAGCGCAGGTCCGTCTTGAAATCCTGCGCGATTTCTCGCACCAAGCGCTGGAAAGGCAGCTTGCGGATCAGCAGCTCGGTGGACTTCTGATAACGGCGGATCTCTCGGAGAGCCACGGTCCCGGGCCTGTAACGATGGGGCTTCTTGACGCCGCCGGTGGCAGGGGCGCTCTTTCGGGCGGCTTTAGTAGCGAGCTGCTTCCTCGGGGCTTTACCGCCGGTGGATTTACGAGCTGTCTGCTTGGTTCTCGCCATGACTGAGATAGCCTTCCTCCTCTGTTCTAACACGTACAGAATAGGTTTTCAAACTTTCGCGTCAGCTTTTAAAGCGTAGACCGACACGAGCTAATGATGTCACGACGTTCCgaggcttctgattggctggtctGTGACATCTGCGTATGACTGCTAGCCAATGACTGCGCTTCTGTTTTCGAATGGAGCCGTTTGTGTTTCCCGCTCAAACTGCGTTGTTCTGTTTAtgactttatatataatttattcttacATCATTTATAGAATCAAAGTTCATTAGCAAAACAGTACAATGACATTAAAAAGGCAGTACTATCAAAAGTGTTCCTCTTTACTTTTGCCTTTTCTTTCCAACTTACTTATTTGAACACATTATTAGAAGTGAGGTTACTTTTGAGGTCTGGTACAAATGACAGAGAACACAAACACTAGACTCATATTTTTGATAAAGATCGTgatccaaacacacagagactTATTCCTAAACGACAGGGATTTGATCACAATCACACACTGTACAATCAACTAGATTTTACCAGAACGTGTTAGTtaacaagaaaacaataatagtgGATAAATGAGAAACACTATCCTGGACAGATCATGGAAGAACCTCCTAAAatgtaatacacattttttgtttgtatggaGATGGGTTTTCATATAGACACAGACATCAACAGTGAGCGTATAAGTGTATTTGGACCAATTCATACGTTTTGACAGCATCCATCTGTAGCGTTTACTTGTGTTTTATACTGCTTTTGTACTGAAATCGTTTGATTGATGTTTTTGGATTTAAGTCtgtacagcacacacacaaaaacagctctCTCTGAGATGAAGTGggtggctcttaaaagagcctttGTGTCGGAGAAGCAGACCGGAGCCCGTTCACTTGGTCTTGGCGGGTTTCTCGGTCTTCTTGGGCAGCAGCACGGCCTGGATGTTGGGCAGCACGCCGCCCTGAGCGATGGTCACTCCGCCCAGGAGTTTGTTCAGCTCCTCGTCGTTGCGCACCGCCAGCTGCAGGTGACGGGGAATGATACGGGTCTTCTTGTTGTCCCGAGCGGCGTTTCCGGCCAACTCCAGGATCTCAGCGGTCAGGTACTCGAGCACAGCCGCCAGATAGACGGGAGCACCGGCACCGACACGCTCTCCGTAGTTTCCTTTGCGGAGGAGTCTGTGAACACGACCGACGGGGAACTGCAGGCCTGCCCTGGACGAGCGAGTCTTAGCCTTGGCTCGGGCTTTTCCTCCGGTTTTTCCTCTGCCGCTCATTTTCGGTTGCAAGCAGTTCAACGAGTTGAAAAGATGAGCTCGTGAGCCccaaatgttacttttaaacgAGCGTGCCAGTCGCCCATTGGTTTAGAGTCGTGTAAGATTCTAAACCAATCGCTGATCTTCCCTCCAACGCTCACGTCAAAGCCACGCCTCCTCAGCTGGGGACAGATTGTGCTGCAGACTAAACACACGACAGAAAATATGATTGTTTTTGGTCgagtaaagcttttttttttctttttcgtttttaaTTCTCTGATGTGTCTTGCTCAAACACCAACTGGTGAACCCCCAAAGTTCAATTTAAttgttgtatataaatatatatggtaTTATTTATAGGTTTATAGTATTGAGAAGTGTCTCTTTTAAGATGACTTGTTTAAATGCTGTAAACTTTTGGAAGTTGGTCAATGTTTTTCATGACTTTTATCATCTGTCAGTTGACTGATGGATAACCGTTTACCAAATATTGTCTTTATAAGTTAGTTTAACTAGATTTTAGAACATTTTCTCCGGAATCGAATACACATACAATCTAATAAAAGTCTGCtttggagagagagagtagtttttgtatgtttctgcTCTTTCTTTAGAGTTAGTGGGTGGCTCTGAAAAGAGCCTTTGGGAAACACAGCagaagatttttatttcttctt is drawn from Puntigrus tetrazona isolate hp1 chromosome 7, ASM1883169v1, whole genome shotgun sequence and contains these coding sequences:
- the LOC122348882 gene encoding histone H2A-like; amino-acid sequence: MSGRGKTGGKARAKAKTRSSRAGLQFPVGRVHRLLRKGNYGERVGAGAPVYLAAVLEYLTAEILELAGNAARDNKKTRIIPRHLQLAVRNDEELNKLLGGVTIAQGGVLPNIQAVLLPKKTEKPAKTK
- the LOC122348904 gene encoding histone H3-like, producing the protein MARTKQTARKSTGGKAPRKQLATKAARKSAPATGGVKKPHRYRPGTVALREIRRYQKSTELLIRKLPFQRLVREIAQDFKTDLRFQSSAVMALQEASEAYLVGLFEDTNLLSIMSGRGKGGKGLGKGGAKRHRKVLRDNIQGITKPAIRRLARRGGVKRISGLIYEETRGVLKVFLENVIRDAVTYTEHAKRKTVTAMDVVYALKRQGRTLYGFGG
- the LOC122348298 gene encoding histone H2B-like; translation: MPEPAKSAPKKGSKKAVTKTAGKGGKKRRKSRKESYAIYVYKVLKQVHPDTGISSKAMGIMNSFVNDIFERIAGEASRLAHYNKRSTITSREIQTAVRLLLPGELAKHAVSEGTKAVTKYTSSK